The following proteins are encoded in a genomic region of Mustela erminea isolate mMusErm1 chromosome 3, mMusErm1.Pri, whole genome shotgun sequence:
- the ISL1 gene encoding insulin gene enhancer protein ISL-1 yields the protein MGDMGDPPKKKRLISLCVGCGNQIHDQYILRVSPDLEWHAACLKCAECNQYLDESCTCFVRDGKTYCKRDYIRLYGIKCAKCSIGFSKNDFVMRARSKVYHIECFRCVACSRQLIPGDEFALREDGLFCRADHDVVERASLGAGDPLSPLHPARPLQMAAEPISARQPALRPHVHKQPEKTTRVRTVLNEKQLHTLRTCYAANPRPDALMKEQLVEMTGLSPRVIRVWFQNKRCKDKKRSIMMKQLQQQQPNDKTNIQGMTGTPMVAASPERHDGGLQANPVEVQSYQPPWKVLSDFALQSDIDQPAFQQLVNFSEGGPGSNSTGSEVASMSSQLPDTPNSMVASPIEA from the exons ATGGGAGACATGGGAGATCCACCAAAAA aaaaacgTCTGATTTCCCTATGTGTTGGTTGCGGCAATCAAATTCACGATCAGTATATTCTGAGGGTTTCTCCGGATTTGGAATGGCATGCGGCATGTTTGAAATGTGCGGAGTGTAATCAGTATTTGGACGAGAGCTGTACGTGCTTTGTTAGAGATGGGAAAACCTACTGTAAAAGAGATTATATCAG GTTGTACGGAATCAAATGCGCCAAGTGCAGCATCGGCTTCAGCAAGAACGACTTCGTGATGCGCGCCCGCTCCAAGGTGTACCACATCGAGTGTTTCCGCTGCGTGGCCTGCAGCCGCCAGCTCATCCCTGGGGACGAGTTCGCGCTTCGGGAGGACGGGCTCTTCTGCCGCGCGGACCACGACGTGGTGGAGAGGGCCAGCCTGGGGGCCGGAGACCCACTCAGCCCTCTGCACCCGGCGCGGCCGCTGCAAATGGCAG CTGAGCCCATCTCCGCCCGGCAGCCAGCCCTGCGGCCCCACGTCCACAAACAGCCCGAGAAGACCACCCGCGTTCGGACTGTGCTGAACGAGAAGCAGCTCCACACCTTGCGGACCTGCTATGCCGCCAACCCCCGGCCAGACGCACTCATGAAGGAGCAACTGGTGGAGATGACGGGCCTCAGCCCCCGCGTGATCCGGGTCTGGTTTCAAAACAAGCGGTGCAAGGACAAGAAGCGGAGCATCATGATGAAGcagctccagcagcagcagcccaaTGACAAAACT AATATCCAGGGGATGACAGGAACTCCCATGGTGGCTGCCAGTCCAGAGAGACACGATGGTGGCTTACAGGCAAACCCAGTGGAAGTGCAAAGTTACCAGCCGCCTTGGAAAGTACTGAGTGACTTCGCCTTGCAGAGTGACATAGATCAGCCTGCTTTTCAGCAACTG GTGAATTTTTCAGAAGGAGGACCGGGCTCTAACTCCACTGGCAGTGAAGTGGCGTCGATGTCCTCTCAGCTCCCAGATACACCTAACAGCATGGTAGCCAGTCCAATTGAGGCATGA